The Solirubrobacterales bacterium genome has a window encoding:
- the ftsE gene encoding cell division ATP-binding protein FtsE — protein MGAEESITVRMALLRKRAERRDGAVRDEPPRRARRVDGSRDAEAPRPPIVELRDATVVYPGGHVGVERVSFALERGEFAFVVGPTGCGKSTLIKMLIREVEPASGEVRIAGRDINRLPARRLPHLRRRVGTVFQDFKLLPNRTVYDNVAYALQVTGGSRGDIRRTVPDTLRLVGLQGKVHSYPDQLSGGEQQRVSIARAFVNHPPLLLADEPTGNLDPHTSVGIMQLLYRINRTGTTVLVATHDREMVDKMRRRVMALDEGRLVRDEATAGYADESTGEFALRVGAEMGVGPGQTMGS, from the coding sequence GTGGGCGCCGAAGAATCAATCACGGTTCGCATGGCCCTGCTCAGAAAACGCGCGGAACGGCGCGATGGCGCCGTCCGAGACGAGCCGCCCCGCCGGGCGCGCCGCGTCGATGGGTCGCGCGACGCCGAGGCGCCGCGGCCGCCGATCGTTGAGCTTCGCGACGCCACGGTCGTCTACCCGGGCGGGCACGTGGGGGTGGAGCGCGTCTCCTTCGCGCTGGAGCGCGGCGAGTTCGCCTTCGTCGTCGGCCCCACGGGGTGCGGCAAGTCGACCCTGATCAAGATGCTGATCCGCGAGGTGGAGCCGGCCAGCGGCGAGGTGCGGATCGCCGGCCGGGACATCAACCGCCTGCCCGCCCGCCGCCTTCCGCATCTGCGCCGGCGTGTCGGCACGGTGTTCCAGGACTTCAAGCTGCTGCCCAACCGGACCGTGTATGACAACGTCGCCTACGCCCTCCAGGTGACCGGAGGCAGCCGAGGCGACATCCGGCGGACCGTTCCCGACACCCTCCGCTTGGTTGGCCTGCAGGGCAAGGTCCACAGCTATCCGGACCAGCTCTCCGGTGGCGAGCAGCAACGCGTCTCGATCGCGCGTGCATTCGTCAACCACCCGCCGCTCCTGCTCGCGGACGAGCCGACCGGGAACCTGGATCCCCACACCTCCGTCGGAATCATGCAGCTCCTGTACCGGATCAACCGCACCGGGACGACCGTGCTCGTCGCCACGCACGACCGCGAGATGGTGGACAAGATGCGCCGCCGGGTGATGGCGCTGGACGAGGGCCGGCTGGTCCGCGACGAGGCCACCGCCGGCTACGCAGACGAGTCGACGGGCGAGTTCGCACTTCGCGTGGGCGCCGAGATGGGAGTCGGCCCGGGGCAGACGATGGGGTCGTAG
- a CDS encoding transketolase C-terminal domain-containing protein, producing MPAEAKTEPIATRHGYGDALAELGELHEDVVALDADLAVSTQSIKFGERFPERFFNVGAAEANMMSMACGLAATGKVPYCSTFAIFAAGRAYDQIRLGIAHNELKIRVGASHGGVSLGEDGASHQMIEDIALMRAMPRMTVVVPADYNQAYRATLESYERTEPMYLRFGRPATPIVYEDIPETLGNGVEVLREGKDISLVATGHMVWRAIEAAESLEQEDGVEAEVLNVSIVKPLHSETILESLSKTGVAVTAEEHRVVGGLADAVRQLAAEQHPVPIFAVGMGDEFGLSGTGEACMEHFGLTARGIADRAREALVLKPIVSRPPLFGPEWT from the coding sequence ATGCCAGCCGAGGCGAAGACCGAGCCGATCGCGACCCGCCACGGGTACGGCGACGCGCTGGCCGAGCTCGGCGAGCTGCACGAGGACGTGGTGGCGCTTGATGCCGACCTCGCCGTCTCCACCCAATCGATCAAGTTCGGCGAGCGCTTTCCGGAGCGCTTCTTCAACGTCGGCGCGGCGGAGGCGAACATGATGTCGATGGCCTGCGGGCTGGCGGCCACCGGCAAGGTGCCCTACTGCTCGACGTTCGCGATCTTCGCCGCCGGGCGGGCCTACGACCAAATCCGGCTGGGCATTGCCCACAACGAGCTCAAGATCCGGGTCGGCGCCTCGCATGGCGGTGTCTCCCTCGGCGAGGACGGTGCCTCGCACCAGATGATCGAGGACATCGCCCTGATGCGGGCGATGCCACGGATGACCGTGGTCGTTCCCGCCGACTACAACCAGGCCTACCGGGCGACCCTCGAGTCGTACGAACGCACCGAGCCCATGTACCTGCGGTTTGGCCGTCCGGCAACCCCGATCGTCTACGAGGACATCCCGGAGACCCTGGGCAACGGGGTCGAGGTGCTGCGGGAAGGCAAGGACATCTCGCTGGTCGCAACCGGCCACATGGTCTGGCGGGCGATCGAGGCGGCCGAGTCGCTCGAGCAGGAGGACGGTGTGGAGGCAGAGGTCCTCAACGTCTCGATCGTCAAGCCGCTTCACTCGGAGACAATCCTCGAATCGCTCAGCAAGACGGGCGTCGCCGTTACCGCGGAGGAGCATCGCGTGGTCGGCGGGCTCGCGGATGCGGTTCGCCAGCTGGCCGCCGAGCAGCACCCGGTGCCGATCTTCGCGGTCGGCATGGGCGACGAGTTCGGGCTCTCCGGCACCGGCGAAGCATGCATGGAGCACTTCGGCCTCACCGCGCGGGGGATTGCCGACAGGGCCCGCGAGGCCCTGGTGCTGAAGCCGATCGTGTCGCGCCCGCCGCTCTTCGGCCCCGAGTGGACCTGA
- a CDS encoding transketolase, with the protein MGSAASLADVRHLTPVPDPKPPRKLAERTEAEHSIAELERWATVLRLDCVRMLAVAKSGHLDSSLSAADIVAALYYRVLRHDPENPAWPARDRFVLCKGHAAPIQYAALAQHDYFPLEDLMGLRQIGAHLQGHPDMRRTPGIEVSTGSLGQGLSMCVGISLALRLDGLDDTAQVFGVLSDGDCQEGQTWEAATSAVHFGVSNLTAIVDYNHLQTDGTTEDVMDIGDVRAKFEAFGWDAVEIDGHDMQQVVESLERSRTLRRPAAIVAQTKKGKGVSSMQDRFGFHGKPPSPEQAAEALEELTKRLDEQTKALQNAGGDPGGDG; encoded by the coding sequence ATGGGATCCGCTGCTAGCCTCGCCGACGTGAGACACCTGACGCCGGTTCCGGATCCCAAGCCGCCTCGTAAGCTGGCCGAGCGCACGGAGGCGGAGCACTCGATTGCCGAGCTCGAGCGGTGGGCAACGGTCCTTCGTCTCGACTGCGTGCGGATGCTCGCAGTGGCGAAGTCCGGCCATCTGGACTCTTCGCTGTCCGCTGCCGACATCGTCGCGGCCCTCTACTACCGCGTGCTCCGCCACGACCCCGAGAATCCAGCCTGGCCGGCGCGCGACCGCTTCGTGCTCTGCAAGGGTCACGCCGCGCCGATCCAGTACGCGGCGCTCGCCCAGCACGACTACTTTCCGCTCGAGGACCTGATGGGGCTGCGCCAGATCGGCGCTCACCTGCAGGGGCACCCCGACATGCGCCGCACCCCCGGCATCGAGGTATCCACCGGCTCCCTGGGACAAGGGCTCTCGATGTGCGTGGGCATCTCGCTGGCGTTGCGGCTCGACGGCCTCGACGACACAGCGCAGGTGTTCGGCGTGCTCTCCGACGGCGACTGCCAGGAGGGGCAGACGTGGGAGGCGGCGACCTCGGCCGTCCATTTCGGCGTCTCCAACCTGACCGCGATCGTCGACTACAACCATCTGCAGACCGACGGCACCACCGAGGACGTCATGGACATCGGCGACGTGCGCGCCAAGTTCGAGGCCTTCGGCTGGGACGCGGTAGAGATCGACGGCCACGACATGCAGCAGGTGGTCGAATCGCTGGAGCGCAGCCGCACCCTCAGAAGGCCCGCAGCGATCGTTGCCCAGACCAAGAAGGGCAAAGGCGTCTCCTCGATGCAGGATCGCTTCGGCTTTCACGGCAAGCCCCCCAGCCCCGAGCAGGCCGCCGAGGCGCTCGAGGAGCTCACGAAGCGCCTCGACGAGCAGACCAAGGCCCTGCAGAATGCGGGCGGCGATCCCGGAGGGGACGGATAA
- a CDS encoding MauE/DoxX family redox-associated membrane protein: MLGLIARFVLALVLAGSAVLKLASPGSSRASLGTFGIDGEISRWAAWGLLVAIELGLAVGIIAGSDQAALLAAALMAMFAAVLLSALMRGRAGAPCACFGSRSTVSWRSVGRNLVLAACFAVLPLLPERSLSTDEWLGLGLAAALLLCLCLAVAVLALAREVGMLRLRLGPAAALEIPEEGPAVGARIDLIDRFERAAESELALAVFTSQGCRVCRALEPAVATLAGDPAFAVEVFDEVAEAEVWRELGIPGSPFAIALGPDGAVLAKGTFNNLAQLESVLATASRRGAGVGAGT, translated from the coding sequence GTGCTAGGGCTGATTGCCCGGTTCGTATTGGCGCTCGTCCTGGCGGGGTCAGCGGTGCTGAAGCTGGCGAGTCCCGGCTCCAGCCGCGCCTCGCTGGGCACCTTCGGGATCGACGGCGAGATCAGCCGCTGGGCGGCGTGGGGGCTGCTGGTCGCGATCGAGCTTGGCTTGGCCGTCGGCATCATCGCCGGCAGCGATCAGGCTGCCTTGCTCGCCGCCGCGCTGATGGCGATGTTTGCGGCGGTTCTCCTGAGTGCCCTGATGCGTGGGCGCGCGGGAGCGCCGTGTGCCTGCTTCGGCTCGCGGTCGACCGTCAGCTGGCGATCGGTGGGGCGCAACCTGGTCCTCGCGGCGTGCTTCGCCGTCCTCCCGTTGCTGCCCGAGCGCAGCCTGTCCACGGATGAGTGGCTTGGACTCGGCCTCGCCGCCGCGTTGCTTCTGTGCCTCTGCCTGGCGGTCGCCGTCCTGGCGCTGGCACGCGAGGTCGGGATGCTCCGGTTGCGCTTGGGCCCGGCGGCGGCTCTGGAGATCCCCGAGGAGGGGCCAGCGGTGGGCGCCCGCATCGATCTGATCGACCGCTTCGAGCGCGCTGCCGAGAGCGAGCTGGCGCTCGCCGTGTTCACGTCGCAGGGCTGCCGCGTCTGCCGGGCGCTGGAGCCGGCCGTCGCGACCCTGGCCGGCGACCCCGCCTTCGCGGTGGAGGTCTTCGACGAGGTCGCCGAGGCAGAGGTCTGGCGCGAGCTGGGCATTCCCGGCAGCCCCTTCGCGATCGCGCTCGGGCCGGACGGCGCCGTTCTGGCCAAGGGCACGTTCAACAACCTGGCCCAGCTCGAGAGCGTTCTGGCAACCGCGTCCCGCCGCGGGGCCGGGGTGGGGGCCGGAACCTGA
- the nadA gene encoding quinolinate synthase NadA → MQDLQVVQPSPRADLSPDEVDRLSDEVRALAAERNAVILAHNYQLPEVQDVADHMGDSLGLSREAAATDADVIAFCGVYFMAETASILSPEKTVLIPDADAGCSLSESITAPQLRDWKAEHPGAAVVMYVNTSAEVKAETDYCCTSSNAVQVVEHIWREHGPGTEILFGPDMWLGSFVARETGLISDPERYARFHVWDGECHVHAGIRPADIDRTRAEHPGAEFLIHPECGCSTQAMEFVASGDVDAEGVHMLSTSGMLRHVTEHPDGEFIVATETGMLYPLQQAAPRARFVEANRMAFCKYMKMITLPKLRDSLRELKVEVKVPSQIAERARVPIERMVQIG, encoded by the coding sequence ATGCAGGATCTCCAGGTAGTCCAGCCCAGCCCTCGCGCAGATCTGTCGCCAGACGAGGTCGACCGGCTCTCCGATGAGGTGCGGGCGCTGGCCGCGGAGCGAAACGCAGTCATCCTCGCTCACAACTACCAGCTACCCGAGGTCCAGGACGTGGCCGACCACATGGGCGACTCGCTCGGGCTCTCACGGGAGGCGGCCGCCACCGACGCCGACGTGATCGCCTTCTGCGGGGTCTACTTCATGGCGGAGACGGCCTCGATTCTGTCCCCGGAGAAGACCGTCCTGATCCCCGACGCCGACGCGGGTTGCTCGCTGTCGGAGTCGATCACCGCCCCACAGCTCCGTGACTGGAAGGCGGAGCATCCAGGGGCGGCGGTGGTCATGTACGTCAACACGTCGGCCGAGGTGAAGGCGGAGACCGACTACTGCTGCACTTCGTCGAACGCCGTGCAGGTGGTCGAACACATCTGGCGCGAGCACGGCCCCGGCACGGAGATCCTTTTCGGTCCCGACATGTGGCTGGGCTCGTTCGTCGCCCGAGAGACCGGGCTCATCTCCGATCCCGAGCGCTATGCGCGGTTCCACGTCTGGGACGGCGAGTGCCATGTCCACGCCGGGATCCGTCCCGCAGACATCGACCGAACCCGCGCCGAGCATCCCGGCGCCGAGTTCCTGATCCATCCCGAATGCGGCTGCTCGACGCAGGCGATGGAGTTCGTCGCCTCGGGTGACGTGGACGCGGAGGGTGTCCACATGCTCTCGACCTCGGGGATGCTCCGCCACGTCACCGAGCACCCCGACGGCGAATTCATCGTCGCCACCGAGACCGGGATGCTGTACCCGCTTCAGCAGGCTGCGCCGCGCGCGCGATTCGTGGAGGCCAACCGGATGGCCTTTTGCAAGTACATGAAGATGATCACCCTGCCGAAGCTCCGGGACTCGCTCCGCGAGCTGAAGGTCGAGGTCAAGGTTCCCTCGCAGATCGCCGAGCGCGCCCGGGTGCCCATCGAGCGCATGGTCCAGATCGGCTGA
- a CDS encoding DNA-formamidopyrimidine glycosylase family protein, with protein MPELPEVEITARRLSASLAGMEVESALTPGMVALKSVEPPLSELAGRQIAAVRRIGKMPVVDFETVEDAVAGDDGTGSPGPLSLLVHLMSAGRLQVFEKRASLRDRTARVLIRLADGRELRLREFGTRQRAWAKLLRAAEVEGDEMVATLGPEAWPAPPLEELAQRIDLSRHLHPMLRDQHVIAGIGRSWVDEILWEAGLSPFKQGSELDTEEVERLHGALHVLGDAIDHYEQVIPEQVPNKLPMPLQVHRREGKPCPRCGATLAAVHFAEHVTTYCPEEQTGGRVLKDRRLSRLLK; from the coding sequence GTGCCAGAGCTGCCCGAGGTCGAGATCACAGCCCGCCGGTTGAGCGCTTCGCTGGCGGGGATGGAGGTGGAGTCCGCGCTGACTCCCGGCATGGTGGCGCTGAAGAGCGTCGAGCCGCCGCTGAGCGAGCTCGCGGGCCGGCAGATTGCCGCCGTGCGGCGGATCGGCAAGATGCCCGTGGTCGACTTCGAGACCGTCGAGGACGCGGTGGCGGGCGACGACGGCACGGGCTCGCCGGGCCCGCTTTCCCTGCTCGTCCACCTGATGTCGGCAGGCCGCCTCCAGGTGTTCGAGAAGCGGGCATCGCTTCGCGATCGAACCGCCAGGGTGCTGATCCGACTGGCCGACGGACGCGAGCTTCGCCTCCGCGAGTTCGGCACCAGGCAGCGCGCCTGGGCGAAGCTGCTGCGGGCGGCAGAGGTGGAAGGCGACGAGATGGTCGCCACGCTCGGGCCCGAGGCCTGGCCGGCACCGCCGCTGGAGGAGCTGGCACAACGGATAGACCTATCGCGCCACCTGCACCCGATGCTCCGCGACCAGCATGTGATCGCCGGCATCGGACGCTCCTGGGTCGACGAGATCCTCTGGGAGGCGGGCCTGTCGCCGTTCAAGCAGGGATCGGAGCTGGACACAGAAGAGGTGGAGCGCCTGCACGGCGCCCTGCACGTGCTCGGCGACGCCATCGACCACTACGAGCAGGTCATCCCGGAGCAGGTACCCAACAAGCTGCCGATGCCGCTTCAGGTTCATCGGCGCGAGGGCAAGCCCTGCCCGCGCTGCGGCGCCACCCTGGCCGCGGTGCACTTCGCCGAGCACGTCACCACCTACTGCCCTGAGGAGCAGACGGGCGGCCGGGTGCTGAAGGACCGGCGCCTGTCGCGGCTGTTGAAGTAG
- a CDS encoding ester cyclase — translation MAATPELRRQREQLVIEHMETENRHEYEATIATFDHPRYELVGTGDVYDGPEEVAHYFEETRTAFPDQRNELIALHHADDAVIVEANLYGTHDGPFRGLPPTGRKFEMRFCAVFVFEEDRLVCERVYFDANTVLRQLGISRDPLSLGGRLATVANHPLTVGRALTRQLLRR, via the coding sequence ATGGCCGCTACTCCCGAGCTTCGTCGCCAGCGGGAGCAGCTCGTGATCGAGCACATGGAGACCGAGAACCGGCACGAGTACGAGGCCACGATTGCCACCTTCGACCATCCGCGCTACGAGCTCGTCGGCACCGGCGACGTCTACGACGGGCCGGAGGAGGTGGCGCACTACTTCGAGGAGACACGCACCGCCTTTCCGGACCAGCGGAACGAGCTGATCGCCCTCCATCACGCCGACGACGCGGTGATCGTCGAGGCGAACCTCTACGGAACGCACGACGGACCCTTCCGCGGCCTTCCCCCAACCGGTCGGAAGTTCGAGATGCGCTTCTGCGCGGTGTTCGTGTTCGAGGAGGACCGGCTCGTCTGCGAGCGCGTCTACTTCGACGCCAACACGGTGCTGCGCCAACTGGGCATCTCCCGCGACCCACTCTCACTCGGGGGCAGGCTGGCGACGGTGGCTAACCACCCGCTCACGGTCGGCCGGGCGCTGACTCGTCAGTTGCTCCGGCGCTGA
- a CDS encoding glycosyltransferase family 39 protein, which produces MTRSSCALLGITAAAAVVRFATLDVQSFDHDEAVTAIRVIHPSLVDTLSVVGDSERSPPLYYVLVWGWSKVFGTGEVGLRSLSALFGTLTVPLAYAAAARFGSSRRVALYAAAFVALNPYLVWYSQEARSYALMVLFATGALLYFARSLERPSPASLALWALASALALSSHYFAAFLIVPQALWLLLRSESRHRAMLATAAIAAVGLALVPLAANQEEGGRRNGFTETALASRVGETGLNFVASEEPAPFAGDAKTDAVQLVAAAGGALLLAAAIGLIATRASRAERAGAVAAGAVGGGALALPLLLAVVGTDFINPRNLIGALVPLLIVLAIGFGCRGAGKAGLAGGAATCALFVAVLLVVDVSAQMQRPDWRGAAEALASPAESRVLVVPRNGDDALAYYLGAGKQSLGSRLRTREIDVLSTNYRVKDPPEPFELVHEERRAPFFLLWRYRARRPQPIRLRDLAGRRVLSERSAVLIER; this is translated from the coding sequence ATGACCCGTTCGTCGTGTGCCCTGCTCGGGATTACGGCGGCTGCCGCGGTCGTTCGGTTCGCCACGCTCGACGTGCAGAGCTTCGACCACGACGAAGCGGTCACCGCGATCCGGGTGATCCATCCGAGCCTGGTCGACACGCTGTCCGTCGTCGGTGACAGCGAGAGGAGCCCGCCGCTCTACTACGTACTGGTCTGGGGCTGGTCGAAGGTCTTCGGCACCGGCGAGGTTGGTCTCCGTTCGCTCTCGGCCCTGTTCGGCACCCTCACCGTGCCCCTCGCGTATGCGGCAGCGGCCAGGTTCGGATCCTCGCGTCGGGTGGCACTGTACGCCGCCGCCTTCGTCGCCCTCAACCCATACCTGGTCTGGTACTCGCAGGAGGCGCGCTCCTACGCCCTCATGGTCCTGTTCGCCACCGGCGCCCTGCTCTACTTCGCGCGTTCCCTCGAGCGTCCCTCGCCGGCCTCACTGGCCCTCTGGGCCTTGGCCTCGGCGCTCGCGCTGTCTTCTCACTACTTCGCCGCCTTCCTGATCGTTCCGCAGGCGCTCTGGCTGCTGCTCCGCAGCGAGTCGCGTCACCGAGCCATGCTCGCCACCGCGGCGATTGCGGCTGTCGGCCTGGCTTTGGTGCCGCTCGCGGCCAATCAAGAAGAGGGTGGTCGGCGCAACGGCTTCACCGAGACGGCGCTCGCATCGCGCGTCGGCGAGACGGGGCTCAACTTCGTGGCGAGTGAGGAGCCGGCACCGTTTGCCGGGGACGCGAAGACCGACGCCGTTCAACTGGTGGCAGCCGCAGGAGGGGCGCTCTTGCTCGCCGCTGCGATTGGCTTGATCGCGACTCGGGCGTCCCGCGCCGAACGGGCCGGGGCGGTCGCGGCCGGCGCGGTGGGCGGAGGGGCGCTGGCCCTCCCGCTGCTGCTCGCCGTGGTGGGAACGGACTTCATCAATCCCCGAAACCTGATCGGCGCCCTGGTTCCGCTTCTGATCGTCCTCGCGATCGGGTTCGGGTGTCGCGGCGCCGGCAAAGCCGGCCTGGCGGGCGGCGCGGCGACGTGCGCGCTGTTCGTGGCAGTGCTGCTCGTGGTCGATGTCAGCGCGCAGATGCAGCGGCCGGACTGGCGCGGCGCCGCGGAGGCTCTCGCCTCACCGGCCGAGAGCCGAGTGTTGGTGGTGCCGCGCAACGGCGATGACGCGCTCGCCTATTACCTGGGAGCGGGAAAGCAGTCGCTCGGCAGCCGCCTCCGAACCCGCGAGATCGACGTCCTGAGCACGAACTACCGGGTCAAGGACCCGCCGGAACCGTTCGAGCTCGTACACGAGGAGCGCAGGGCCCCGTTCTTCCTGCTGTGGCGCTACCGGGCTCGACGGCCGCAGCCAATCCGGTTGCGGGACCTGGCGGGTCGGCGGGTGCTCAGTGAACGCTCAGCAGTGTTGATCGAGCGCTGA
- a CDS encoding FHA domain-containing protein, with product MSPHAVPAETARELKARLEAERRGTPFLVYRDGEGTQLVRELDAELERLTVGRSQAADVSLAFDPEVSRVHAELERLGEDWTVADDGLSRNGSFVNGERVVGRRRLRDGEALRFGDTLVLFRSPAQAGGEETVPTTDRPDVSHVTDTQRRVLVALCRPFREGSEFASPATNKEVADEVFLSVDAVKANLRALFETFEIGDLPQNQKRIRLAELALRSGVISPRDLER from the coding sequence GTGTCACCGCATGCGGTTCCAGCGGAGACCGCGCGCGAGCTCAAGGCGCGTCTCGAGGCCGAGCGACGCGGCACCCCGTTCCTCGTCTACCGGGACGGGGAGGGCACCCAGCTGGTCCGGGAGCTCGATGCCGAACTCGAGCGCCTCACTGTGGGACGCAGCCAGGCCGCGGACGTCAGCCTGGCGTTCGACCCCGAGGTCTCGCGGGTGCACGCGGAGCTCGAGCGGCTCGGCGAGGACTGGACGGTTGCCGACGACGGCCTGTCACGGAACGGCTCGTTCGTGAACGGCGAGCGGGTTGTCGGGCGCCGACGGCTTCGCGACGGCGAAGCGTTGCGCTTCGGCGACACGCTGGTCCTGTTCCGCTCGCCCGCGCAGGCCGGTGGTGAGGAAACCGTTCCCACCACCGACCGCCCTGACGTCAGCCACGTCACTGACACTCAGCGGCGTGTGCTCGTCGCACTGTGCCGGCCGTTTCGCGAGGGGAGCGAGTTCGCCAGCCCGGCCACCAACAAGGAGGTCGCCGACGAGGTGTTCCTCAGCGTCGACGCGGTGAAGGCGAATCTGCGCGCCCTGTTCGAGACGTTCGAAATCGGTGACCTCCCGCAGAACCAGAAGCGCATTCGCCTTGCGGAGCTTGCCCTGCGCAGCGGCGTCATCTCGCCGCGGGACCTGGAGCGCTGA
- a CDS encoding serine/threonine-protein kinase, translated as MTDATATGPDGEGGEFLEPGTTFAGHRIEEVIGSGGMGIVYRVRHLALDRERALKVVAPKLSAEERFRERFKREARLAAQVEHPNLIAIHHAGEEGGQLYLAMRLVDGVDLRSLVDGSGPLDPARAVRVLAGVAAGLDAAHARGLIHRDVKPANVLVERAGDAEHVFLTDFGISRLAGSEESLTTTGEFFGSVDYVAPEQIEGEPVDGRTDVYALGGVLHFMLTGRPPFPRDTELAKLFAHANAPPPRPSDVVPGLPPAVDDVVAKAMAKRPDGRHASAGELAAAAATALGQPPPVPPPPPPARNGAADGAQTRPLRRPARRRLTAAIAALAAVAAAVAGAVLLSDGDGSESQGPAGPQPKAIATIKVGENPTGITVGGANVWVAIAGAVEALDPVKERPVGNAIAIDGDPTSVAVGFGSLWVPNHSGDTVVRLKLGSPGGAQNITVGDQPTDVAVDGNWVWVSNGGDDTVSRVNPQTNRVRTVRAGAGPRSVATGEGAVWVANIDGKSVSQIDPQGAITIDGPVPVGQRPNDLAVGFGSVWVVDNFSGTLTRIDPDTHRVEGEPIEVGSHPRGVKAGFGYLWVANGADGTVTRIDPEAAAPAGPPIDVGANPADIAVGRGAVWTANVDSSTVTKIRP; from the coding sequence ATGACGGACGCGACGGCAACCGGGCCCGACGGGGAAGGTGGCGAGTTCCTGGAGCCGGGCACGACCTTCGCCGGCCATCGGATCGAGGAGGTCATCGGCAGCGGGGGCATGGGCATCGTGTATCGCGTCCGCCATCTGGCGCTCGACCGCGAGCGCGCGTTGAAGGTGGTGGCGCCGAAGCTGTCGGCCGAGGAGCGCTTCCGTGAGCGCTTCAAGCGCGAGGCACGGCTCGCGGCCCAGGTCGAGCACCCGAACCTGATCGCCATTCACCACGCGGGCGAGGAGGGCGGGCAGCTCTACCTGGCGATGCGCCTCGTCGACGGCGTCGACCTTCGCAGCCTGGTGGACGGATCAGGGCCGCTCGATCCCGCCCGAGCCGTCCGCGTGCTGGCGGGGGTCGCCGCCGGCTTGGACGCGGCGCACGCCAGGGGCCTCATCCATCGTGACGTCAAACCCGCCAACGTCCTGGTCGAACGGGCCGGCGATGCGGAGCACGTGTTCCTGACCGACTTCGGGATCAGTCGGCTCGCGGGAAGCGAGGAGAGCCTGACCACCACCGGGGAGTTCTTCGGCAGCGTCGACTACGTGGCGCCCGAGCAGATCGAGGGCGAACCAGTTGACGGCCGCACCGACGTCTACGCGCTGGGCGGCGTTCTCCACTTCATGCTCACTGGGCGACCGCCCTTCCCGCGCGACACCGAGCTGGCAAAGCTGTTCGCACACGCGAACGCCCCACCGCCCCGGCCCTCGGACGTCGTGCCGGGCCTGCCCCCGGCGGTCGACGATGTGGTCGCAAAGGCGATGGCGAAGCGCCCCGACGGCCGCCACGCGTCGGCCGGCGAGCTGGCCGCGGCGGCCGCGACCGCGCTGGGGCAGCCCCCGCCGGTTCCGCCGCCGCCCCCACCTGCCCGAAACGGCGCTGCGGACGGCGCCCAGACGCGACCGCTGCGTCGGCCCGCCCGTCGCCGACTGACGGCGGCGATCGCAGCGCTTGCGGCGGTGGCGGCCGCGGTGGCGGGAGCCGTCTTGCTGTCGGATGGAGACGGATCCGAGAGCCAGGGACCGGCCGGCCCACAGCCGAAGGCGATCGCGACGATCAAGGTCGGAGAGAACCCCACCGGCATCACGGTCGGCGGCGCGAACGTCTGGGTGGCGATCGCCGGCGCCGTCGAGGCTCTCGATCCTGTCAAGGAGCGACCGGTCGGCAATGCGATCGCGATCGACGGCGACCCAACCTCGGTCGCCGTCGGCTTTGGCTCGTTGTGGGTTCCCAACCACAGCGGCGACACGGTCGTCCGACTCAAACTCGGCAGCCCCGGCGGGGCCCAGAACATCACCGTTGGAGACCAGCCGACTGACGTCGCGGTCGACGGCAACTGGGTCTGGGTAAGCAACGGCGGCGACGACACGGTGTCGAGGGTGAATCCCCAGACCAACCGTGTCCGAACGGTGCGCGCGGGCGCCGGCCCCCGGTCTGTCGCAACCGGGGAGGGCGCGGTGTGGGTGGCGAACATCGACGGAAAGTCCGTGTCCCAGATCGATCCGCAGGGCGCGATCACGATCGACGGGCCGGTGCCGGTCGGCCAGCGGCCGAACGACCTTGCGGTCGGCTTTGGGTCCGTCTGGGTGGTCGACAACTTCAGCGGCACCCTGACGCGGATCGACCCCGACACCCACCGCGTGGAAGGGGAGCCGATCGAGGTCGGCTCCCACCCGCGTGGCGTCAAAGCCGGATTCGGCTACCTGTGGGTGGCCAACGGCGCGGACGGCACCGTGACGCGGATCGATCCCGAGGCCGCCGCTCCCGCCGGACCTCCAATCGATGTCGGCGCGAACCCCGCCGACATCGCAGTCGGCCGTGGAGCGGTCTGGACCGCCAACGTCGACTCTTCGACGGTGACCAAGATCAGGCCCTGA